Proteins encoded within one genomic window of Columba livia isolate bColLiv1 breed racing homer chromosome 1, bColLiv1.pat.W.v2, whole genome shotgun sequence:
- the F7 gene encoding coagulation factor VII, whose translation MVSKQCVALFLCFPLLIPLSLDAVFLKQKEAHSIFRRSRRANSFFEEIKLGSLERECMEEKCSFEEAREVYRDDERTKEFWHIYSDPNQCDSNPCQNGGSCDDQFQDYVCRCPVEYEGKSCEKAVADKLQCIYDNGGCEQYCTDEQSEKRVCFCADDYTLASDGVSCIPQVKYPCGKIPVLAKKNATERGRIVGGLICPPGECPWQALIIQNQKEKCGGTLLAPEWVVTAAHCLDNTHDEELRVRLGEHAINYDEKTEQESGVFRSIVHERYTNGQVNNDIALLHLETPVNLTDYVVPICLPEKRFAVYELSSIKFSTVSGWGRLLDGGATSSVLMRVDLPRVKTQECEKETDLNITENMFCAGDLTGVKDSCKGDSGGPHATKYKNTWFLTGIVSWGKGCAVQGSYGVYTRVSKYIDWLKKHMD comes from the exons tctttctaaaGCAGAAAGAGGCACACAGCATTTTTCGAAGGTCAAGACGAGCCAACAGCTTCTTCGAAGAGATAAAACTGGGGTCACTGGAGCGAGAATGCATGGAAGAAAAGTGTTCCTTTGAGGAAGCAAGAGAGGTTTACCGTGATGATGAAAGGACA aaagagTTCTGGCACATCTATTCCG ACCCTAACCAGTGTGACTCCAACCCCTGTCAGAACGGTGGGAGCTGTGACGACCAGTTTCAGGATTACGTTTGCCGCTGTCCTGTCGAATATGAGGGCAAAAGCTGTGAAAAAG CCGTGGCAGACAAACTGCAGTGCATTTACGACAACGGTGGCTGTGAACAGTACTGCACTGATGAACAGTCCGAAAAACGCGTGTGCTTCTGTGCAGACGACTACACTTTAGCGAGTGATGGCGTGTCCTGCATCCCCCAAG tgaaataCCCATGTGGAAAAATACCAgtactggcaaaaaaaaatgcaactgaacGAGGGAGAATAGTAGGTGGTTTAATCTGTCCTCCAGGTGAATGTCCATGGCAA gCCCTTATAATacagaatcagaaagaaaagtgtgGCGGCACCCTTCTTGCCCCAGAGTGGGTGGTCACTGCAGCTCATTGTTTGGATAATACTCATGATGAAGAGCTTCGGGTGAGACTGG GTGAACATGCAATAAATTACGATGAGAAAACTGAGCAAGAAAGCGGAGTCTTCAGGTCAATAGTTCATGAAAGATACACGAATGGACAAGTCAATAATGATATTGCCCTTCTGCATCTGGAAACACCTGTGAACCTCACTGATTATGTGGTGCCGATATGTTTGCCTGAAAAACGGTTTGCAGTGTACGAACTGTCCTCCATCAAGTTCTCCACAGTGAGCGGATGGGGACGCCTACTAGATGGAGGTGCCACCTCTTCTGTTCTGATGAGAGTTGATTTACCACGGGTAAAGACACAAGAATGTGAAAAGGAAACTGATTTAAATATTACAGAGAATATGTTCTGTGCAGGAGACCTGACCGGTGTTAAGGACTCCTGCAAGGGAGATAGTGGTGGACCTCATGCTACGAAGTACAAGAACACTTGGTTTCTGACCGGGATTGTCAGCTGGGGAAAGGGCTGTGCTGTTCAAGGCAGCTATGGGGTTTACACAAGGGTATCCAAATACATCGACTGGTTGAAGAAGCATATGGATTAA